A genomic segment from Thermanaerothrix sp. encodes:
- the mutS gene encoding DNA mismatch repair protein MutS, whose amino-acid sequence MLPEGVKLTPMLEQYLYWKEKYRDYLLFFRMGDFYELFFDDAKEASRLLDIALTARDQDRSIPMAGVPHHSVEQYLAKLVEQGRKVAICEQVSEPDGKTLVKRQVVRLVTPGTFVPSEGSLDVYLAACEPVGGEWAFAVISLSTGQFEAGMVSALEIQGVLSIYSPTEVLVPKGKVPDDMPWRWVERELDLFSPAANELLLKQRLGVATLEGLGFQSGDPALGPAGAVLRYAEETQFRSIGHIRPLKRVCLGKGLMLDLTSQRNLDLLEPRDSSLFSVLNFCVTPLGKRVLREWILHPLNDPDEINLRLDAVQSLVEIPLVLSAIRSSLGSVGDVERAVSRLHLGTGGPRDAGLCRDFVSALPEVAACADVLPDRWRIKPSSALEALKVTLDAALEDRLPKDLSEGPVIRQGYDRELDELRSFVDGHEGWLSAFEERERERTGIKGLKVRYNKVFGYYIEVSKSNVDRVPDYYIRRQTLVNAERFVTQELQEFESRMSKASLAVSVREAQVWNDILSKILDATPEIQSLSVLVGELDCLQSLATAAVERGYSRPQVDLGDVFHLKDARHPVVEAALHPEPFTPNDMYLDGGARRMILLTGPNMAGKSTYLRMGALIAIMAQMGSFVPASHARVGCFSRIYTRIGARDDLVRGQSTFMVEMVETAQILNGLGPRSLVILDEIGRGTSTDDGMSIAWAVMEYLHHRSDVGVKVLFATHYHELTVLAEQLPGVSNWSVAVEETPRGVVFLHHVVPRPADRSYGVEVARLAGLPESVLRRSRELLEMFEGRRKRDVGAAFEVPSGAVQLSLFDPRVDGIIEELAACDPDNMTPLQGLEKIYDLRRRALDILRGGGDKPRGKD is encoded by the coding sequence TTGCTACCCGAAGGAGTTAAGCTTACCCCCATGCTTGAGCAGTACCTTTACTGGAAGGAGAAGTACAGGGACTACCTTCTTTTCTTCCGGATGGGTGATTTCTACGAGCTGTTCTTCGACGATGCCAAGGAGGCGTCCCGGCTTTTGGACATAGCCCTTACCGCCCGAGATCAGGATCGATCGATACCCATGGCGGGGGTGCCCCATCATTCGGTGGAGCAGTACCTGGCCAAGTTGGTGGAACAAGGGCGTAAGGTGGCCATTTGTGAGCAGGTCTCCGAACCAGATGGCAAGACGCTGGTTAAAAGGCAGGTGGTCCGCTTAGTGACCCCCGGGACCTTCGTGCCTTCGGAGGGATCCTTGGACGTCTATTTGGCGGCCTGTGAACCGGTTGGCGGGGAATGGGCCTTTGCGGTGATATCCCTTTCCACTGGCCAATTCGAGGCTGGCATGGTGTCCGCGTTGGAGATTCAGGGGGTGCTGTCTATCTATTCGCCCACGGAGGTTTTGGTTCCCAAGGGTAAGGTGCCCGACGATATGCCTTGGAGATGGGTTGAGAGGGAACTGGATCTCTTTTCCCCGGCGGCGAACGAGCTGTTGCTGAAGCAGCGCCTTGGGGTAGCCACACTGGAGGGGTTGGGGTTCCAAAGCGGGGATCCTGCCTTAGGTCCCGCGGGGGCGGTGCTTCGTTATGCGGAGGAAACCCAGTTCAGGTCAATAGGGCATATAAGGCCTCTTAAGCGGGTATGCCTTGGGAAGGGGCTAATGCTTGACCTCACATCCCAAAGGAACCTTGACCTTTTAGAACCCAGGGACTCCTCCCTGTTTTCTGTCCTTAATTTTTGCGTAACCCCTCTGGGCAAAAGGGTTTTGAGGGAGTGGATCCTGCATCCCCTTAACGATCCCGATGAGATAAACCTAAGACTTGATGCTGTTCAATCTTTGGTGGAGATCCCTTTGGTCTTAAGTGCCATTCGTTCTTCCCTTGGATCCGTGGGGGATGTGGAACGGGCGGTGTCGAGGCTCCACCTTGGAACCGGAGGCCCAAGGGACGCGGGACTGTGCCGCGACTTTGTGTCCGCCCTTCCGGAGGTTGCCGCCTGTGCTGACGTGCTTCCGGATAGGTGGCGCATAAAACCATCCAGCGCCTTGGAGGCCCTTAAGGTGACGTTGGATGCCGCTTTGGAGGATAGGCTGCCGAAGGACCTTTCTGAGGGCCCCGTTATCAGGCAAGGATACGACAGGGAGTTGGACGAGCTTCGCTCCTTCGTGGACGGCCACGAGGGCTGGCTTTCCGCCTTTGAGGAAAGGGAGAGGGAAAGAACCGGCATAAAGGGTCTTAAGGTGCGGTATAACAAGGTCTTTGGTTACTACATAGAGGTCAGCAAGTCCAATGTTGACAGGGTGCCCGATTACTACATAAGGCGCCAAACCCTGGTAAACGCCGAGAGGTTCGTAACCCAGGAGCTTCAGGAGTTTGAATCCAGGATGTCCAAGGCCTCCCTGGCGGTTAGCGTAAGGGAGGCCCAGGTATGGAACGATATTTTATCCAAGATACTTGATGCTACCCCTGAGATTCAGTCCCTGTCAGTGCTGGTGGGAGAGTTGGATTGTCTTCAGAGCCTTGCCACCGCGGCGGTGGAGAGGGGTTATTCCAGGCCTCAGGTGGACCTTGGAGACGTGTTTCATCTCAAGGATGCCAGGCATCCGGTTGTGGAGGCTGCATTGCATCCTGAGCCCTTTACCCCTAACGACATGTATTTGGACGGTGGAGCCAGGCGCATGATCCTTTTGACCGGGCCCAACATGGCAGGCAAGTCGACCTACCTTAGGATGGGGGCTCTCATTGCGATAATGGCCCAGATGGGTTCCTTTGTCCCCGCAAGCCATGCCAGGGTGGGGTGTTTTAGCAGGATATATACCAGGATAGGTGCCAGGGACGATCTGGTGAGGGGCCAGAGCACCTTCATGGTTGAGATGGTGGAGACCGCACAGATATTGAACGGCTTGGGGCCCAGGAGCCTTGTGATATTGGACGAGATAGGCAGGGGGACGTCCACCGACGACGGGATGAGCATAGCTTGGGCGGTGATGGAGTATCTGCATCACAGGTCCGATGTTGGGGTGAAGGTCCTATTTGCCACCCACTATCATGAGCTGACGGTCCTTGCGGAGCAGCTCCCGGGGGTTAGCAACTGGAGCGTTGCGGTGGAGGAGACCCCAAGGGGTGTGGTGTTTCTGCACCATGTGGTTCCAAGGCCCGCCGACAGGTCTTATGGGGTGGAGGTTGCAAGGTTGGCGGGGCTCCCGGAATCCGTTCTCCGGCGTTCCAGGGAGCTGCTGGAGATGTTTGAGGGAAGGCGTAAAAGGGATGTCGGAGCCGCTTTTGAGGTCCCTTCCGGGGCTGTACAGCTCTCGCTTTTTGATCCCCGGGTGGACGGTATTATAGAGGAGTTGGCGGCCTGTGATCCGGATAACATGACCCCCCTTCAGGGGTTGGAGAAGATATATGATCTCAGGAGGAGGGCTTTGGACATACTAAGGGGTGGGGGGGATAAACCGCGTGGTAAGGATTGA
- a CDS encoding NUDIX hydrolase, which translates to MSDSNLSERFLQREMLYEGKIVSVARDEVELPNGRTTFREVAIHRPAVAVLPVLDDGRILLIRQYRHPLKKVIWEIPAGLLEEGEDPVGAAQRELREETGCRVGVLERGPSFFPSPGFCDEEIHIFVGKELVQDPLDCDDDEFVKVHAVTVEAALGMVSSGEILDGKTILAILWFVNSMRDLCITTPPVGD; encoded by the coding sequence TTGTCCGATTCCAATCTGTCCGAGAGGTTCCTTCAAAGGGAGATGCTCTACGAAGGCAAGATAGTATCGGTGGCCAGGGATGAGGTTGAGCTGCCCAATGGAAGGACCACCTTCCGGGAGGTGGCTATTCATAGGCCGGCGGTTGCGGTTTTGCCGGTGTTGGACGATGGGCGAATACTGCTGATCCGCCAGTATCGTCATCCGCTCAAGAAGGTGATCTGGGAGATCCCCGCAGGACTTCTTGAGGAGGGAGAGGATCCAGTTGGGGCTGCTCAAAGGGAGCTCCGGGAGGAGACCGGCTGTAGGGTCGGTGTCCTGGAAAGGGGCCCTTCTTTTTTCCCCTCCCCCGGATTTTGTGATGAGGAGATTCACATATTCGTAGGCAAGGAACTGGTGCAAGATCCATTGGATTGCGATGACGATGAGTTCGTGAAGGTTCATGCGGTCACCGTGGAAGCTGCTTTAGGGATGGTCTCAAGTGGGGAGATATTGGATGGTAAGACGATCCTGGCCATCCTGTGGTTTGTAAATTCCATGAGGGATCTTTGCATTACAACTCCACCTGTAGGTGATTAA
- the mutL gene encoding DNA mismatch repair endonuclease MutL, with protein sequence MVRIEHLPQEVREKIAAGEVIERPLSVVKELVENSIDAGAGRISVSLSQGGKSWIVVEDDGRGIPFEDLPMAVLRYATSKIKSLDDLFNIRSLGFRGEALASIGAVSRMEIRSRFQGDDVGGLIRCEGGEVLACHRLPCQGGTTVRVEELFYNLPARRKFLRAAAAETRRISQFIQEVSLVWHDRWFTLASDGRRILDRRPTGSQREAVKALWGGDPREGFAEMDGVKCLAFWSGHGEGRGGMVMFVNQRRIWDTGIRAAIQGAVGSAKGEWVVFIDIPPEDVDVNVHPTKGEVRFKRPRDIFNVVYGAAQSAVGTAVSVNGRRFNVAQLSHGIMGSLRQADLAPFQRGESSEPSGLGWDTKDPSSDVLGKGFIVPEGDETPTGSIGGNGFGVDGPLDVSYIGKTSRGYLLYDLPRGVLFLDPHAAEERITFERIVNGSYGGTQVLAFPVEVPSSVASKVKLYMGVLERLGFSFTLGQPETLWLEGIPQSLSAFHVSPVEWLRWAVSSASSDDGRDTEEGLILRRMAERACKRSMKLGELVDPEGAVRLIRELFRCAVPHKCPHGRSTFFVVPWGDVESRLGR encoded by the coding sequence GTGGTAAGGATTGAACACCTGCCCCAGGAAGTACGGGAGAAGATAGCCGCCGGAGAGGTAATAGAGAGGCCGTTGTCTGTGGTAAAAGAGCTGGTGGAGAATTCCATTGACGCTGGGGCGGGACGCATCAGCGTATCCTTGTCTCAGGGGGGGAAGAGTTGGATAGTTGTGGAGGACGATGGAAGGGGCATCCCCTTTGAAGACCTTCCAATGGCGGTTTTGCGTTATGCCACGAGCAAGATAAAGTCCCTGGATGACCTGTTTAACATAAGATCCCTGGGCTTTAGGGGAGAGGCCTTGGCCAGCATCGGTGCGGTAAGCCGCATGGAGATAAGGAGCCGTTTCCAAGGGGATGACGTGGGGGGGCTCATTCGGTGTGAAGGGGGCGAGGTGCTGGCTTGCCACAGACTTCCCTGTCAAGGGGGTACCACCGTAAGGGTGGAGGAGCTCTTCTACAACCTCCCGGCCAGGAGGAAGTTCTTGAGGGCCGCAGCCGCCGAGACCCGCAGGATAAGCCAGTTTATCCAGGAGGTTAGCTTGGTTTGGCATGACCGGTGGTTTACCTTGGCGTCCGATGGCAGGCGAATCCTTGATCGGAGGCCGACGGGGTCCCAACGGGAGGCGGTTAAGGCCCTGTGGGGGGGCGATCCCAGGGAAGGCTTTGCGGAGATGGATGGGGTTAAATGCTTGGCCTTTTGGAGCGGCCATGGTGAGGGCCGTGGCGGCATGGTGATGTTTGTGAATCAAAGGCGGATATGGGATACCGGCATAAGGGCGGCGATTCAGGGAGCTGTAGGTTCCGCCAAGGGAGAGTGGGTTGTCTTCATAGACATTCCTCCGGAGGATGTGGATGTTAACGTCCATCCCACCAAGGGGGAGGTGCGCTTTAAAAGGCCGAGGGACATCTTCAACGTCGTTTATGGAGCTGCTCAGTCCGCTGTTGGAACCGCAGTGTCGGTAAATGGCCGCCGTTTTAACGTTGCTCAGCTAAGCCATGGGATAATGGGTTCCCTAAGGCAAGCGGATCTTGCCCCCTTTCAGAGGGGGGAAAGCTCTGAGCCCTCTGGCCTCGGTTGGGATACGAAAGACCCTAGTTCCGATGTCTTAGGGAAAGGTTTTATCGTCCCTGAAGGTGATGAAACGCCCACTGGTTCCATCGGGGGCAATGGCTTTGGAGTGGATGGTCCGTTGGATGTGTCTTACATCGGAAAGACCTCCCGAGGGTACCTGTTATATGATCTTCCCCGGGGGGTTCTCTTCCTGGATCCCCATGCGGCGGAGGAGAGGATAACCTTCGAGCGGATAGTCAATGGATCCTACGGGGGGACGCAGGTTTTAGCCTTCCCGGTTGAGGTGCCTTCCTCGGTGGCTTCGAAGGTGAAGCTCTACATGGGTGTATTGGAGCGCTTGGGATTTAGTTTTACTTTGGGGCAGCCTGAGACCCTTTGGTTGGAAGGCATTCCCCAATCCCTTTCCGCGTTCCATGTGTCCCCCGTGGAGTGGTTGCGCTGGGCGGTTTCAAGTGCGTCCAGTGATGACGGGAGGGATACGGAGGAGGGCCTTATTTTGCGGCGCATGGCGGAGAGGGCGTGTAAGCGTTCCATGAAGCTTGGCGAACTTGTAGATCCCGAAGGGGCTGTCCGGTTGATTAGGGAGCTGTTCCGGTGTGCTGTACCGCATAAGTGTCCCCATGGTAGGTCCACGTTTTTTGTAGTCCCCTGGGGCGACGTTGAGTCCAGGCTTGGGAGGTAA
- the miaA gene encoding tRNA (adenosine(37)-N6)-dimethylallyltransferase MiaA has translation MRDRAVVLPAIIGPTAVGKTDFSLLLAEELGGEIISVDSRQIYRYLDVGTDKVSPDVRRKIIHHCIDVADPDQVFSVADFVKCASDAVERILKRQRVPILAGGTPFYFKALEGGVLSDLPSDMNVRRAIELEMQERGRGAMYEELKSLDPDSAARINPNDSHRIVRALEIYKASGKPPTWWYRNNPPSSGGFRMIYIGLNRPRDELYRRIEERVKKQFQSGYPEEVLWLLSNGFDERLPSMQGFGYRELVAWAKGEMTFEEAMALDVRCTKAFARRQMTWFKRFPVYRWYDLSLVSPETLLQEVRGEVLRRMEDGL, from the coding sequence ATGAGAGATCGAGCCGTTGTTTTGCCAGCGATAATAGGTCCCACGGCGGTGGGAAAGACGGACTTTAGTTTGCTTCTTGCGGAAGAGTTGGGCGGGGAGATAATCTCCGTGGACTCAAGACAGATATATCGCTATCTGGACGTTGGGACAGACAAGGTTTCACCGGACGTTAGGCGCAAGATAATCCACCACTGCATAGATGTTGCGGATCCGGATCAGGTTTTCTCCGTGGCGGACTTCGTTAAGTGCGCTTCCGATGCGGTGGAAAGGATACTTAAGCGCCAGAGGGTGCCCATATTGGCGGGGGGCACGCCGTTCTACTTCAAGGCCCTTGAGGGTGGGGTTTTGTCGGATCTTCCGTCGGATATGAACGTTCGCCGTGCCATTGAGTTGGAGATGCAGGAGCGGGGCAGGGGCGCCATGTACGAGGAGCTTAAGTCGTTGGATCCCGATTCGGCGGCCCGCATAAATCCGAATGATTCTCATAGGATAGTCAGGGCGCTTGAGATATACAAAGCCAGCGGTAAACCCCCAACCTGGTGGTATCGGAATAACCCTCCTTCATCAGGCGGTTTCCGGATGATCTACATAGGGCTGAACAGGCCAAGAGATGAGCTGTATCGACGCATAGAGGAAAGGGTGAAGAAGCAGTTTCAATCGGGCTATCCGGAAGAGGTTCTTTGGCTCCTCTCGAACGGTTTTGACGAACGATTGCCGTCCATGCAGGGTTTTGGGTACAGGGAGTTGGTCGCCTGGGCCAAGGGGGAGATGACCTTTGAGGAAGCCATGGCGCTAGACGTGCGTTGCACCAAGGCATTTGCCAGGCGTCAGATGACGTGGTTTAAGCGGTTCCCTGTGTATCGCTGGTACGATCTTTCCTTGGTGTCCCCGGAAACGCTTCTTCAAGAGGTCCGGGGGGAGGTTCTGCGTCGGATGGAGGACGGGCTATGA
- a CDS encoding methionyl-tRNA formyltransferase has translation MNWGILSAGPFGALWINGLADLGVYPQWVLTKPPRPAGRGYKERPTDVEAACSRLGIRVLRTSSPLESVRSLANQGLDALFVVDCSFFIREPLLSLPRFGCLNLHPSLLPLLRGAAPIQRALWMGLRETGVTLFRLVEEMDAGPVLMQRRSIIDDSDDAGTLMAKLASLSAEMTAEFLKDPHSFSPVPQAGEPTYAPKISNEETRVDWRKGAFEILCMIKALAPRPGAWSTVNGKRVKILKASIDHQLPPGLEAGNGYLRGKLPVVACNDQRGLILLEVQPDGKRPMSGESWLAGLRSYEVDCRWE, from the coding sequence ATGAACTGGGGAATCCTAAGCGCTGGTCCCTTTGGTGCTCTTTGGATTAATGGACTTGCGGATCTTGGGGTGTACCCTCAGTGGGTTCTTACCAAGCCCCCAAGGCCCGCCGGCAGAGGGTATAAGGAGAGGCCCACGGATGTTGAAGCAGCTTGTTCCCGGTTGGGGATAAGGGTGCTCCGGACATCCTCTCCCCTGGAGAGCGTCCGCTCCCTTGCTAACCAAGGGTTGGACGCCCTTTTTGTGGTGGATTGTTCGTTCTTCATCAGGGAGCCCTTGCTTAGCCTTCCAAGGTTTGGGTGTTTAAACCTTCATCCATCCCTTTTACCCCTTTTAAGGGGGGCCGCCCCTATCCAGCGGGCTCTTTGGATGGGGCTTAGGGAGACCGGCGTCACCTTGTTCCGGTTGGTGGAGGAGATGGACGCGGGGCCAGTGCTCATGCAGCGGCGAAGCATAATAGATGATTCCGATGATGCGGGAACCCTCATGGCCAAGCTGGCGTCGCTCTCCGCGGAGATGACCGCTGAGTTTCTAAAGGACCCCCATTCGTTCAGCCCGGTTCCTCAGGCGGGGGAACCCACTTATGCCCCAAAGATCAGCAACGAAGAGACCCGGGTTGATTGGCGAAAGGGGGCTTTTGAAATCCTTTGTATGATTAAGGCCCTTGCACCTCGCCCCGGGGCTTGGTCTACGGTCAACGGGAAACGGGTTAAGATCCTTAAGGCATCCATAGATCATCAGCTCCCCCCTGGCCTTGAGGCAGGAAATGGCTATTTAAGGGGTAAACTCCCGGTGGTGGCGTGCAACGACCAGCGGGGTCTTATCCTTTTGGAGGTACAGCCGGATGGGAAAAGGCCCATGTCAGGGGAGTCCTGGTTGGCTGGTTTAAGGTCCTACGAGGTGGACTGCCGTTGGGAGTGA
- the def gene encoding peptide deformylase, with amino-acid sequence MKIRVFPDPVLREPVSPVEDFGPDLSGLLADMWATMYAKDGVGLAAPQVGISKSLAVIDYHGDRYVLINPEVLEADGDEEGEEGCLSFPGIFVKVHRPTRIRVRFQDETGSLREMEVQGFLARVFLHEIDHLKGKLLIDHVSPMRRHIITSKLKKRSTEEL; translated from the coding sequence ATGAAAATTAGGGTGTTCCCAGATCCGGTCTTGAGGGAGCCGGTGAGCCCGGTGGAGGACTTTGGGCCTGACCTGTCCGGACTTTTGGCTGACATGTGGGCCACCATGTATGCCAAGGACGGGGTGGGGCTTGCGGCGCCCCAGGTGGGCATATCCAAGAGTCTGGCGGTCATTGACTACCATGGGGATCGCTACGTTCTTATAAATCCTGAGGTCCTTGAGGCAGATGGCGACGAAGAAGGGGAAGAGGGGTGTCTTAGCTTCCCGGGCATCTTCGTGAAAGTTCATAGGCCCACCAGGATACGGGTGCGTTTTCAAGATGAGACCGGCAGTTTAAGGGAGATGGAGGTTCAAGGCTTCCTTGCCAGGGTGTTTTTGCACGAGATAGACCATCTCAAGGGTAAGCTTCTTATAGACCATGTCTCCCCCATGAGGCGGCATATTATAACATCCAAGCTTAAGAAGAGGTCCACGGAGGAGCTATGA
- a CDS encoding S1 RNA-binding domain-containing protein — translation MVDESMINNSGVCDPEPETMESIMEQIDSVNIHRGSVVEGTVVDAREDGWLVDVGYKCEGFLPRREWTHRAIVEKVGEPQIGDRIRVQVTNVGQGEEAQLNLSRWRCEFDERWNVLEEKLAQSDVIEVEGIRKVKGGLIVDCCGLEGFIPISHLAEEGRGINPSNLVGKTFPVKLVEKDRRKRRLVLSRRSILEEELSSLREDFYANVHEGDILEGDVSSVTSFGVFVNLGALEGLVHVTELSWQRGAKAKDIVQKGDRVRVKVIGIDRENNRISLSLKQAQEDPWVNVTSRWSVGQRTKGIVTNLADFGAFVEIEPGVEGLIHIGDLSWSRVKHPKEVLRKGQEVEVVILEVDGDRRRIGLGFKQLNDPWSGVAEKYSKDQVVNVKVVRLADFGAFVELEDGVEGLIHISQLSRQRVEKPSDVLKEGQEVQAKILEVNPAERRIRLSLRALEEEPVQERKEERKRRPSREESHGSSKQLFPQQEEFTFTIGDHLNLNQ, via the coding sequence ATGGTGGACGAGTCGATGATTAACAATTCCGGAGTGTGTGATCCGGAGCCTGAGACGATGGAGAGCATCATGGAGCAGATTGACTCCGTGAACATACATCGGGGCAGCGTTGTGGAGGGCACGGTGGTGGATGCCCGGGAGGACGGTTGGCTTGTGGACGTGGGTTACAAGTGCGAGGGCTTCTTGCCCCGGCGCGAGTGGACCCACCGGGCCATAGTTGAGAAGGTCGGGGAGCCCCAGATAGGGGATCGCATAAGGGTTCAGGTTACCAACGTGGGGCAGGGTGAGGAGGCCCAGCTTAACCTGAGCCGTTGGCGTTGTGAGTTCGATGAGCGTTGGAACGTACTGGAGGAGAAGCTGGCCCAATCGGATGTCATAGAGGTGGAAGGCATCCGGAAGGTGAAGGGCGGCCTTATAGTGGACTGCTGTGGCCTCGAGGGTTTTATCCCCATCTCCCATCTGGCAGAAGAGGGGCGTGGCATTAACCCCTCCAACCTGGTGGGCAAGACCTTCCCGGTCAAGTTGGTGGAGAAGGACCGCCGGAAGCGCCGCCTGGTTCTCTCCCGGCGCAGCATCCTCGAGGAGGAGCTCTCGTCGCTGCGGGAGGATTTCTACGCCAACGTTCACGAGGGTGACATCCTGGAGGGGGATGTGAGCAGCGTGACCTCCTTCGGCGTCTTCGTTAACCTTGGAGCCCTTGAGGGGCTGGTTCACGTGACCGAGCTGTCCTGGCAGAGGGGGGCCAAGGCCAAGGATATAGTTCAGAAGGGTGATAGGGTAAGGGTCAAGGTGATAGGCATAGACCGGGAGAACAACCGGATATCCCTGAGCCTTAAGCAGGCCCAGGAGGATCCGTGGGTTAACGTAACCTCCCGGTGGAGCGTTGGCCAAAGGACCAAGGGGATCGTCACCAACCTGGCGGACTTCGGTGCTTTTGTGGAGATAGAGCCTGGGGTTGAGGGGCTTATCCACATAGGTGACCTCAGCTGGAGCCGGGTGAAGCACCCCAAGGAAGTCCTCCGGAAGGGGCAGGAGGTTGAGGTGGTGATCCTTGAGGTGGACGGTGACCGCCGCAGGATAGGGTTGGGCTTCAAGCAGCTCAACGATCCCTGGAGCGGTGTTGCTGAGAAGTACTCCAAGGATCAGGTGGTTAACGTCAAGGTTGTGCGGCTGGCTGATTTTGGGGCCTTTGTGGAGCTGGAGGATGGGGTTGAGGGACTCATCCACATCTCCCAGCTGAGCCGTCAGAGGGTGGAGAAGCCTTCCGACGTCCTGAAGGAGGGACAGGAGGTACAGGCCAAGATATTGGAGGTTAACCCTGCGGAAAGGCGCATACGCTTGAGCTTGAGGGCCCTGGAGGAGGAACCGGTCCAGGAGCGCAAGGAGGAGAGGAAGCGCCGTCCTTCCAGGGAGGAGTCTCACGGTTCCTCAAAGCAGCTCTTCCCCCAGCAGGAGGAGTTCACCTTCACCATAGGAGATCACCTGAACCTTAATCAGTAA
- a CDS encoding tyrosine-type recombinase/integrase, which yields MGSFLEYLALERGLSGNTISAYRLDLIKYADFCAKRGRDAIPPDPETVSLFLVDLQRLGYAKSSVQRAGACIRSLSRFLGECGEEPGKVPMLPSKPSAMPSILTEGEVARLLEATSGEGVLDVRDRAIIELLYGCGLRASELCGLSMRDLDLSSGTVRVFGKGEKVRVLPLVGEPRKALERYLSMRGSSDGPVFLSNGGKGLKREDVWKIIRRRGTKAGIASSRLHPHVLRHSCATHLLRHGMDLRALQCLLGHSSVRTTEVYTHFDLELRDVYDRSHPRSQGS from the coding sequence ATGGGGTCTTTCCTGGAATACCTGGCGTTGGAGAGAGGCTTAAGTGGTAACACCATCTCCGCGTACCGATTGGATCTCATTAAGTATGCCGATTTTTGCGCAAAAAGAGGCAGGGACGCCATCCCGCCGGATCCCGAAACGGTATCTCTGTTCCTCGTTGACCTTCAGCGGTTGGGCTATGCCAAGAGCTCGGTTCAGAGGGCTGGAGCTTGTATAAGGTCTTTAAGCCGTTTCCTCGGGGAGTGCGGGGAGGAGCCCGGCAAGGTGCCGATGCTGCCCTCCAAACCCTCTGCGATGCCTTCGATTCTGACAGAGGGGGAGGTTGCGCGGCTCCTTGAGGCCACGTCAGGAGAAGGGGTTTTGGACGTAAGGGACAGGGCTATAATAGAGTTGCTTTATGGGTGCGGTCTTAGGGCCTCAGAGCTGTGCGGGTTGTCCATGCGGGATTTGGACCTGTCCTCCGGTACCGTTCGTGTTTTTGGCAAGGGAGAAAAGGTTAGGGTGTTGCCTTTGGTTGGTGAGCCCCGCAAGGCCTTGGAGCGGTATCTTTCCATGCGGGGATCATCCGACGGCCCAGTCTTCCTTTCCAATGGGGGCAAGGGGCTTAAACGGGAGGATGTGTGGAAGATCATAAGACGCAGGGGAACGAAAGCCGGCATAGCTTCGTCGAGGCTTCACCCCCATGTGCTGCGCCATTCTTGTGCTACCCATCTTCTAAGGCACGGCATGGACCTGAGGGCCCTTCAGTGTCTTTTGGGGCACTCGTCGGTTAGGACCACCGAAGTATATACCCATTTCGACCTGGAACTCAGAGATGTCTATGACAGAAGTCATCCTAGATCGCAAGGGAGTTGA
- the ispH gene encoding 4-hydroxy-3-methylbut-2-enyl diphosphate reductase, whose amino-acid sequence MKVLAANPTGLCFGVRRAIEALERALEERGRVYSIGSPIHNPQEVERLKARGLVVVDDLDEVPPGVPLFVRAHGIAPALLEEAFRKCGEVIDGTCPFVRKAQERARDLSAEGYPVVLVGDGEHPEVRGILGFVKGFAVVVSGDGDPALPKLSSFAKVGVLSQTTQKMEVFSSVAKALVGIVPEVRVYNTICSATLERQRAVCELASMVDGILVIGGRNSANTRKLVQIAQEAGASVLWIEHPDELDLGWLRGRGSIGLAAGGSTPDWLIRELIERLEKL is encoded by the coding sequence ATGAAGGTCCTTGCGGCAAATCCAACGGGTCTTTGTTTCGGAGTCAGGAGGGCCATAGAGGCATTGGAGAGGGCCTTGGAGGAGCGTGGGCGGGTTTACTCCATAGGCAGTCCTATTCACAACCCCCAAGAGGTGGAGCGCCTTAAGGCTAGGGGGTTAGTTGTGGTGGATGATTTGGATGAGGTTCCCCCCGGTGTTCCCCTTTTCGTAAGGGCCCATGGCATAGCTCCAGCCCTGTTGGAGGAGGCGTTCCGGAAATGCGGGGAGGTAATAGATGGTACCTGCCCCTTCGTGAGGAAAGCTCAGGAGAGGGCTAGAGATCTCTCCGCAGAGGGATACCCGGTGGTCTTAGTGGGGGATGGGGAGCATCCAGAGGTCAGGGGGATACTGGGATTTGTGAAGGGATTTGCGGTGGTGGTGTCCGGAGACGGCGATCCTGCCCTTCCTAAGTTATCTAGCTTTGCCAAGGTGGGTGTTCTGAGCCAGACCACGCAAAAAATGGAAGTTTTTTCAAGCGTGGCCAAGGCTCTTGTGGGTATCGTTCCTGAGGTTAGAGTGTATAATACCATCTGTAGCGCCACCCTTGAGCGGCAGAGGGCGGTATGTGAGCTTGCGTCCATGGTGGATGGCATCCTGGTGATAGGCGGGAGGAACAGTGCCAACACCAGGAAGCTGGTTCAGATAGCGCAGGAGGCCGGGGCCTCGGTGTTGTGGATAGAGCATCCGGATGAGCTGGATCTGGGGTGGCTTAGAGGAAGGGGTTCCATCGGTTTGGCCGCCGGCGGGAGCACGCCGGACTGGTTAATCCGGGAATTGATAGAAAGGCTTGAGAAACTGTAG